From a single Arachis hypogaea cultivar Tifrunner chromosome 3, arahy.Tifrunner.gnm2.J5K5, whole genome shotgun sequence genomic region:
- the LOC112790972 gene encoding probable serine/threonine-protein kinase At1g54610 isoform X2 has protein sequence MGCALPKPARSRPNPAAPPERQGNNQPSNVHRYIPTQQGWPPWLMEVVGDAIQDWTPRRANTFEKLSKIGQGTYSNVYKARDLVSGKIVALKKVRFDHLEGESVKFMAREILVLKKLDHPNVVKLEGLVTSRICSSIYLVFEYMDHDLAGLVAGHGLNFTQPQIKCYMKQLLCGLEHCHSRGVLHRDIKGSNLLIDNQGILKIADFGLAAFYDSKQTRPMTNRVVTLWYRPPELLLGATFYGVGIDLWSAGCIFAELLAGKPIMPARTELCGSPSEDYWKKYRLQNATLYKPHHQYKRCILQTFKDFPSSSLPLIDTLLAIDPDHRGTTSAALNSQFFNTEPYACEPSCLPMYPPCKELDVKLRVKEARRQKALSGKAVAVDAATRVRALECALAIPEIQTNLDRWRVVTNANAKSKSEKFPPPHQDGAVGYPLNASNRGTVLFCASDTSFGSKTSRTLGTSIAAAAARPRPNSKGRTSNKADSKMVSSWKFMRAFKPTIVGLSSDLLFRRN, from the exons ATGGGCTGCGCGCTCCCAAAGCCGGCGCGATCCCGACCAAATCCCGCTGCGCCTCCAGAGAGGCAAGGGAACAACCAACCCAGCAATGTTCACCGCTACATTCCGACCCAACAGGGTTGGCCGCCGTGGTTGATGGAGGTTGTCGGCGACGCCATCCAAGACTGGACTCCTCGCCGCGCCAACACCTTCGAAAAGCTTTCTAAG ATTGGGCAAGGGACTTATAGCAATGTGTACAAAGCCAGAGACCTAGTGAGTGGAAAGATAGTGGCTTTGAAGAAGGTGAGATTTGATCACTTAGAAGGAGAGAGTGTGAAGTTCATGGCCAGAGAGATTCTTGTCCTGAAGAAGCTTGATCACCCGAATGTTGTGAAACTTGAAGGCTTGGTTACTTCAAGGATCTGTTCCAGTATCTACTTGGTGTTTGAGTACATGGACCATGATCTTGCTGGCCTTGTTGCTGGCCATGGTCTCAACTTCACTCAGCCTCAG ATTAAATGCTATATGAAGCAATTACTATGTGGGCTTGAGCATTGCCACAGCAGAGGTGTATTACACCGTGATATAAAGGGCTCCAATCTGCTTATTGACAATCAAGGAATCCTTAAAATTGCTGATTTTGGACTCGCCGCTTTCTATGATTCCAAACAAACCCGTCCCATGACCAACAGAGTCGTCACTCTTTGGTATCGTCCGCCGGAGCTTCTTCTTGGAGCTACCTTCTATGGTGTTGGTATCGACCTCTGGAGTGCCGGATGCATCTTCGCGGAGCTACTTGCCGGAAAGCCTATCATGCCTGCCCGAACAGAG TTATGCGGCTCTCCATCAGAGGATTACTGGAAGAAATATAGATTGCAAAATGCTACACTCTATAAGCCACACCACCAATATAAAAGATGCATCCTGCAAACTTTCAAGGATTTCCCGTCTTCTTCATTACCTCTAATTGATACTCTTCTTGCAATAGATCCCGATCATCGCGGCACTACCTCTGCAGCTCTAAATAGTCAA TTCTTTAACACCGAGCCCTATGCTTGTGAACCATCATGTTTACCAATGTATCCTCCTTGCAAAGAACTCGATGTAAAGCTAAGAGTCAAAGAAGCAAGAAG GCAGAAAGCTTTAAGCGGAAAAGCTGTTGCAGTTGATGCTGCAACAAGAGTTAGAGCGCTTGAGTGCGCTTTGGCCATTCCAGAGATCCAAACAAATTTAGAT AGGTGGAGAGTTGTGACAAATGCAAATGCCAAAAGCAAGAGTGAGAAATTCCCACCTCCACATCAGGATGGAGCTGTTGGATATCCATTGAATGCATCAAACAGAGGAACTGTTTTATTTTGTGCCAGTGACACTTCCTTTGGCTCAAAAACTTCAAGAACTCTTGGAACTAgtattgctgctgctgctgctaggCCTAGGCCTAATTCCAAAGGAAGGACATCAAACAAAGCAGATTCGAAGATGGTGTCATCTTGGAAATTTATGCGTGCATTCAAGCCAACAATTGTTGGCCTTTCATCTGATTTATTATTTAGAAGGAATTAA
- the LOC112779824 gene encoding uncharacterized protein, whose protein sequence is MKFNTKQDFRDAVREFTIQEGRRIKFVKNDNVRCRAVCQVEECSWAVYASRDHEDSCWQIKTFNDDHTCPRENSNRAANRAWLASKLVKKVRKYPNFKQCEAATYFRSKCDLILHRNSIARALADARNVVYGNEKAQYTLLRDYAETLLKTNPGSTIRIGVTPMPDGQVIFDKMYICLGGCKNGFKSGCRPLIGLDGAFLKTQIGRQILSAVAQDANHHIYVVAWAIVNIENKENWKWFLELLHEDLGDYKANGWCFISDMQKGLIAAVEEVMPQVHHRFCVWHLWRNFNKQWKDLELQRLLWDAARSTTFQDFIGNMDKIKRINEEAWTYLNKWPRHSWTKSQFSHRPKLDNICNNACEVFNARIKEARSKPIITLLEEVRMFVMRSIAKNKIKLNNHMGKLPPVIQSRLEKVRKESKNWVPIWTGDEAYEKFEVHGQPTNMVIDLGKRLCTCQFWMLTGIPCVHACAALARVNRRPEDFCHPLVTIESYRKTYEHYINPLPGQSMWKKSAYSQPQAPNIKRKPGKLTTKRRKNADEGTSVHKKAKHTVTLKRQLKPFTCKYCGVKGHTKRGCKQKRADELAAALAAAAATVAASKAKASASGSTPATEPSNTVTPGPPAADISPLVSAPQAEEVELSQPSYGGTQDEAPPPTTTRPPKLPTKRRTPQQPVTTSVNSIQGVSAATSSRLERFMKFVPTPQFKAPRKKNP, encoded by the exons ATGAAGTTTAATACTAAACAAGACTTCAGGGATGCTGTGCGAGAGTTTACCATTCAGGAGGGTAGGAGGATTAAGTTTGTAAAGAATGACAACGTGAGGTGTAGGGCAGTGTGCCAGGTAGAAGAGTGCTCATGGGCGGTTTATGCCTCAAGGGATCATGAGGACTCTTGCTGGCAAATCAAGACTTTTAATGACGATCATACATGTCCGAGAGAGAATTCTAATAGGGCTGCAAACAGAGCTTGGCTGGCAAGTAAGTTGGTAAAAAAGGTTAGGAAGTACCCGAATTTCAAGCAATGTGAGGCTGCAACATACTTCAGGTCAAAGTGTGACCTCATATTGCATAGAAATTCAATTGCAAGAGCCTTGGCTGATGCGAGAAATGTTGTATACGGGAATGAAAAGGCACAGTATACCTTGTTAAGGGATTATGCTGAAACGCTGCTAAAAACCAATCCGGGATCCACTATAAGGATCGGGGTTACTCCAATGCCTGACGGCCAAGTAATTTTTGATAAAATGTACATCTGCCTGGGTGGTTGCAAGAACGGGTTTAAATCCGGGTGTCGACCTTTAATCGGCCTCGATGGTGCATTTCTAAAGACGCAGATTGGTAGACAGATATTATCAGCTGTCGCACAAGATGCTAATCACCACATTTATGTGGTTGCTTGGGCTATAGTCAACATTGAAAACAAGGAAAACTGGAAATGGTTTTTGGAGTTACTCCATGAAGATTTAGGAGACTATAAGGCTAACGGGTGGTGCTTCATTTCTGATATGCAGAAG GGGTTGATAGCGGCTGTGGAGGAGGTCATGCCACAGGTCCACCATCGTTTCTGTGTTTGGCACCTGTGGCGAAATTTCAACAAACAGTGGAAGGATCTTGAGCTGCAGAGACTCCTTTGGGATGCTGCAAGATCAACCACCTTCCAAGATTTTATTGGCAACATGGACAAGATCAAGAGAATCAATGAGGAAGCATGGACATACCTTAACAAGTGGCCTAGGCATTCATGGACGAAGTCTCAATTTAGCCACAGGCCAAAGCTGGATAATATATGCAACAATGCATGTGAGGTCTTCAACGCAAGGATCAAAGAGGCTAGGAGCAAGCCAATAATCACACTGCTTGAAGAGGTAAGGATGTTCGTTATGAGGTCCATTGCAAAGAACAAAATAAAGTTGAACAACCACATGGGAAAACTTCCTCCAGTTATTCAGAGCCGGTTGGAAAAGGTAAGGAAAGAGTCCAAGAACTGGGTTCCTATATGGACTGGGGATGAAGCCTATGAAAAGTTTGAGGTCCATGGACAACCAACAAACATGGTTATCGATCTAGGAAAAAGACTTTGCACCTGCCAGTTCTGGATGTTAACAG GCATTCCCTGTGTTCACGCTTGTGCTGCTCTTGCACGGGTGAACAGGAGACCAGAGGATTTCTGTCACCCCTTGGTCACAATAGAGTCATACAGGAAGACTTATGAACATTACATCAATCCTCTTCCGGGCCAATCCATGTGGAAAAAATCAGCATATAGTCAGCCACAGGCTCCAAACATCAAACGGAAACCAGGAAAGCTCACAACCAAAAGAAGAAAGAACGCTGATGAAGGTACTAGTGTGCACAAGAAAGCTAAGCATACTGTTACCCTAAAGAGACAGCTCAAGCCATTCACATGCAAGTATTGTGGTGTAAAGGGCCACACCAAGAGGGGTTGCAAACAGAAGAGAGCTGATGAGCTAGCTGCTGCTCTTGCAGCTGCAGCAGCTACTGTGGCAGCTTCCAAGGCCAAAGCAAGTGCTAGTGGGAGTACACCTGCAACTGAACCAAGCAACACTGTCACTCCGGGACCACCAGCAGCTGACATTTCACCACTAGTGTCTGCACCGCAAGCTGAAGAGGTTGAATTATCCCAACCAAGCTATGGTGGAACACAAGATGAG gcaccaccaccaacaacaacaagGCCACCTAAATTACCAACCAAAAGGAGGACGCCACAACAACCAGTAACTACTTCTGTCAATTCCATACAAGGAGTAAGTGCAGCCACATCTTCAAGGTTGGAAAGGTTCATGAAGTTTGTTCCAACACCACAGTTCAAGGCGCCAAGGAAGAAAAACCCTTAA
- the LOC112790972 gene encoding probable serine/threonine-protein kinase At1g54610 isoform X1 — protein MGCALPKPARSRPNPAAPPERQGNNQPSNVHRYIPTQQGWPPWLMEVVGDAIQDWTPRRANTFEKLSKIGQGTYSNVYKARDLVSGKIVALKKVRFDHLEGESVKFMAREILVLKKLDHPNVVKLEGLVTSRICSSIYLVFEYMDHDLAGLVAGHGLNFTQPQIKCYMKQLLCGLEHCHSRGVLHRDIKGSNLLIDNQGILKIADFGLAAFYDSKQTRPMTNRVVTLWYRPPELLLGATFYGVGIDLWSAGCIFAELLAGKPIMPARTEVDQLHKIFKLCGSPSEDYWKKYRLQNATLYKPHHQYKRCILQTFKDFPSSSLPLIDTLLAIDPDHRGTTSAALNSQFFNTEPYACEPSCLPMYPPCKELDVKLRVKEARRQKALSGKAVAVDAATRVRALECALAIPEIQTNLDRWRVVTNANAKSKSEKFPPPHQDGAVGYPLNASNRGTVLFCASDTSFGSKTSRTLGTSIAAAAARPRPNSKGRTSNKADSKMVSSWKFMRAFKPTIVGLSSDLLFRRN, from the exons ATGGGCTGCGCGCTCCCAAAGCCGGCGCGATCCCGACCAAATCCCGCTGCGCCTCCAGAGAGGCAAGGGAACAACCAACCCAGCAATGTTCACCGCTACATTCCGACCCAACAGGGTTGGCCGCCGTGGTTGATGGAGGTTGTCGGCGACGCCATCCAAGACTGGACTCCTCGCCGCGCCAACACCTTCGAAAAGCTTTCTAAG ATTGGGCAAGGGACTTATAGCAATGTGTACAAAGCCAGAGACCTAGTGAGTGGAAAGATAGTGGCTTTGAAGAAGGTGAGATTTGATCACTTAGAAGGAGAGAGTGTGAAGTTCATGGCCAGAGAGATTCTTGTCCTGAAGAAGCTTGATCACCCGAATGTTGTGAAACTTGAAGGCTTGGTTACTTCAAGGATCTGTTCCAGTATCTACTTGGTGTTTGAGTACATGGACCATGATCTTGCTGGCCTTGTTGCTGGCCATGGTCTCAACTTCACTCAGCCTCAG ATTAAATGCTATATGAAGCAATTACTATGTGGGCTTGAGCATTGCCACAGCAGAGGTGTATTACACCGTGATATAAAGGGCTCCAATCTGCTTATTGACAATCAAGGAATCCTTAAAATTGCTGATTTTGGACTCGCCGCTTTCTATGATTCCAAACAAACCCGTCCCATGACCAACAGAGTCGTCACTCTTTGGTATCGTCCGCCGGAGCTTCTTCTTGGAGCTACCTTCTATGGTGTTGGTATCGACCTCTGGAGTGCCGGATGCATCTTCGCGGAGCTACTTGCCGGAAAGCCTATCATGCCTGCCCGAACAGAG GTTGACCAACTGCACAAAATATTCAAGTTATGCGGCTCTCCATCAGAGGATTACTGGAAGAAATATAGATTGCAAAATGCTACACTCTATAAGCCACACCACCAATATAAAAGATGCATCCTGCAAACTTTCAAGGATTTCCCGTCTTCTTCATTACCTCTAATTGATACTCTTCTTGCAATAGATCCCGATCATCGCGGCACTACCTCTGCAGCTCTAAATAGTCAA TTCTTTAACACCGAGCCCTATGCTTGTGAACCATCATGTTTACCAATGTATCCTCCTTGCAAAGAACTCGATGTAAAGCTAAGAGTCAAAGAAGCAAGAAG GCAGAAAGCTTTAAGCGGAAAAGCTGTTGCAGTTGATGCTGCAACAAGAGTTAGAGCGCTTGAGTGCGCTTTGGCCATTCCAGAGATCCAAACAAATTTAGAT AGGTGGAGAGTTGTGACAAATGCAAATGCCAAAAGCAAGAGTGAGAAATTCCCACCTCCACATCAGGATGGAGCTGTTGGATATCCATTGAATGCATCAAACAGAGGAACTGTTTTATTTTGTGCCAGTGACACTTCCTTTGGCTCAAAAACTTCAAGAACTCTTGGAACTAgtattgctgctgctgctgctaggCCTAGGCCTAATTCCAAAGGAAGGACATCAAACAAAGCAGATTCGAAGATGGTGTCATCTTGGAAATTTATGCGTGCATTCAAGCCAACAATTGTTGGCCTTTCATCTGATTTATTATTTAGAAGGAATTAA